A DNA window from Halorubrum sp. DM2 contains the following coding sequences:
- a CDS encoding HD domain-containing protein produces MTTQIKDPVHGYIELADPLVDRVIDTSAFQRLRHVKQLSATHLVYPAANHTRFEHSLGVYHLGRRVFENLREEPYFTRETSPETVDEIQSTLECACLLHDVGHPPFSHVCERFFDPAELRDRLAEEGFVASLREAGLGDAPVREASPHELVSCLLILDRFADALRSLSVDPEEVCAYVLGYSLVYERGGPWQHGLGAQLLHSPVDVDRLDYISRDNWMTGANVLNFDTDRMVDAYTAHPDEGLALSEKALSTLGNYLEGRIALYMWVTQHHKSVYANALLRDLTERAAALTGDPPVTIDGVIEDEIDDNTVAERLRRLARDRPETTFATLYDRYRARRFPTTCWKHRIAYADRVDVDREAFGEWLVSGDDRLERALADELGVPAHDVWIERSYVPEYEPSELADIPIAYGGTTRSAGDWGLYGERTFDSPIPFVYVPDGDRKRATRWLVDRFRAEYGG; encoded by the coding sequence ATGACTACACAGATCAAAGATCCCGTTCACGGGTACATCGAACTCGCCGACCCGCTCGTCGATCGCGTGATCGACACGTCGGCGTTCCAGCGGCTTCGGCACGTCAAACAGCTCTCGGCGACGCATCTCGTCTATCCGGCCGCCAATCACACGCGGTTCGAACACAGCCTCGGGGTCTATCACCTCGGCCGTCGCGTCTTCGAGAACCTCCGCGAGGAGCCGTACTTCACCCGGGAGACCTCGCCGGAGACGGTAGACGAGATACAGTCGACGTTGGAGTGTGCGTGTCTGCTTCACGATGTCGGCCATCCGCCCTTCTCGCACGTCTGCGAGCGCTTCTTTGACCCGGCGGAGCTGCGGGACCGGCTCGCCGAAGAGGGGTTCGTCGCGTCGCTTCGGGAGGCCGGACTCGGCGACGCCCCGGTTCGGGAGGCGAGCCCGCACGAACTCGTGAGCTGTCTGTTGATACTCGATCGCTTCGCGGACGCGCTGCGGTCGCTGTCGGTCGATCCCGAGGAGGTGTGTGCGTACGTCTTGGGGTACAGCCTGGTGTACGAACGCGGGGGACCGTGGCAGCACGGGCTGGGCGCACAACTGCTCCACTCTCCGGTCGATGTCGATCGGCTCGATTACATTTCCCGGGACAACTGGATGACCGGCGCGAACGTGTTGAACTTCGACACCGACCGCATGGTCGACGCTTACACCGCACACCCCGACGAGGGGCTGGCGCTCTCCGAGAAGGCGCTCTCGACGCTCGGCAACTACCTCGAAGGCCGGATCGCGCTGTACATGTGGGTGACCCAACACCACAAGTCGGTGTACGCGAACGCGCTCCTCCGCGACCTCACGGAACGGGCGGCCGCGCTGACGGGCGACCCGCCGGTGACGATAGACGGGGTGATCGAAGACGAGATCGACGACAACACCGTCGCCGAGCGGCTGCGCCGACTCGCGCGCGACCGGCCCGAGACCACGTTCGCGACGCTGTACGACCGGTATCGCGCCCGGCGGTTCCCGACGACCTGCTGGAAACACCGGATCGCCTACGCGGACCGGGTCGATGTCGACCGCGAGGCGTTCGGCGAGTGGCTCGTCTCCGGCGACGACCGCCTCGAACGTGCGCTCGCCGACGAGCTGGGCGTCCCGGCTCACGACGTGTGGATCGAACGCTCGTACGTTCCCGAGTACGAGCCCTCGGAGCTGGCCGACATCCCGATAGCCTACGGCGGGACGACGCGCTCGGCCGGCGACTGGGGACTGTACGGCGAGCGCACGTTCGATAGCCCGATCCCGTTCGTCTACGTGCCGGACGGGGACCGCAAGCGCGCGACGCGGTGGCTCGTCGATCGGTTCCGGGCGGAGTACGGGGGCTGA
- a CDS encoding SpoVR family protein: MRDDRIEAKREADALDEPAREARKLAERLGLEPYPVRYWVVDHDQMNELIAYGGFQRRYPHWRWGMNYERQRKKDRHGLGKAFEIVNNDDPAHAFLQESNAAADQKAVITHVEAHADFFANNEWFGLYADRGEGGPNAAARLERNADRIASIAERADVDRDEVERLIDAVTALEDTIDQHSPVDAARSVEEPGVAADVNDGDDDPLAAIEDRIDGLDLSEEVRRDVFDDEWLEARGEGVEPEDPRPDVLAFLRDHGKRYDPESGKAVDREPWETTVIDAIREEAYYFAGQKQTKVMNEGWATYWESVMMGGEGFAGPNEFLTYADHMSRVLGSPGLNPYKLGFELWTHVERRAARRDVIDRLLRVEGVTPENFHSRIDVDRVAELLEPHPAIAGAGTATLDELADLAAEGNPRVDAEAVDRALSARSGDPNADPDPSDGDAPDVERYPWKLLTREGLAERHYVLSRPEHRGALRNVSREALAERARYLFDVDRYETVEAAIDDVDRAAGWRRMFDVRESHNDVTFIDAFLTDEFVREGNYFTYEYSRAAGEYRVASVDADDIRKKLLLRFTNFGKPTVVVMDGNFRNRGELLLGHRYNGVALDEEQAKATLKRAFELWGRPVNLATIRTEYGDGAVRRAKRRGEEPEGTEVGVRFQYDGGEVTEHDLDDDLEARIAADEVDYDTKPDDWLA, encoded by the coding sequence ATGAGGGACGACCGGATCGAGGCGAAACGCGAGGCCGACGCCCTCGACGAGCCGGCCCGCGAGGCCCGGAAGCTGGCGGAGCGGCTGGGGCTGGAACCGTACCCGGTGCGGTACTGGGTGGTCGACCACGACCAGATGAACGAACTGATCGCCTACGGGGGCTTCCAGCGTCGGTACCCGCACTGGCGGTGGGGGATGAACTACGAGCGACAGCGAAAGAAGGACCGCCACGGGCTCGGGAAGGCGTTCGAGATCGTCAACAACGACGACCCGGCCCACGCGTTCCTCCAGGAGTCGAACGCGGCCGCCGACCAGAAGGCCGTCATCACCCACGTCGAGGCGCACGCGGACTTCTTCGCGAACAACGAGTGGTTCGGGCTGTACGCGGACCGCGGCGAGGGCGGCCCGAACGCCGCGGCGCGACTGGAGCGCAACGCCGACCGGATCGCGTCGATCGCGGAGCGGGCGGACGTCGACCGCGACGAGGTGGAGCGCCTGATCGACGCCGTGACCGCGTTAGAGGACACGATCGACCAGCACAGCCCGGTCGACGCCGCCCGGTCGGTCGAGGAGCCGGGCGTCGCCGCGGACGTGAACGACGGAGACGACGACCCGCTCGCGGCGATCGAAGACCGGATCGACGGCCTCGACCTCTCCGAGGAGGTGCGCCGCGACGTGTTCGACGACGAGTGGCTCGAAGCGCGGGGCGAGGGCGTCGAACCGGAGGACCCCCGGCCCGACGTGCTCGCGTTCCTGCGCGACCACGGGAAGCGGTACGACCCCGAGAGCGGCAAGGCGGTCGACCGGGAACCGTGGGAGACGACCGTCATCGACGCGATCCGCGAGGAGGCGTACTACTTCGCGGGACAGAAGCAGACGAAGGTGATGAACGAGGGGTGGGCGACGTACTGGGAGTCGGTGATGATGGGCGGCGAGGGGTTCGCCGGTCCCAACGAGTTCCTCACGTACGCCGACCACATGTCGCGGGTGCTCGGCTCGCCCGGACTCAATCCCTACAAGCTCGGCTTCGAGCTGTGGACCCACGTCGAGCGCCGCGCGGCGCGCCGGGACGTGATCGACAGGCTGCTCCGCGTCGAGGGCGTCACGCCCGAGAACTTCCACTCGCGGATCGACGTCGACCGCGTCGCGGAACTGCTCGAACCGCACCCGGCCATTGCCGGTGCGGGGACGGCGACGCTCGACGAGCTGGCCGACCTCGCCGCGGAGGGCAATCCGCGGGTCGACGCCGAGGCGGTCGACCGGGCGCTGTCGGCCCGGAGCGGCGATCCGAACGCCGATCCGGACCCGAGCGACGGAGACGCCCCGGACGTCGAGCGGTACCCGTGGAAGCTGCTCACGCGCGAGGGGCTCGCCGAGCGACACTACGTCCTCTCCCGGCCCGAACACCGCGGCGCGCTCCGGAACGTCTCCCGGGAGGCGCTGGCCGAGCGGGCGCGGTACCTGTTCGACGTCGACCGCTACGAGACGGTCGAGGCCGCGATCGACGACGTCGACCGCGCGGCCGGCTGGAGGCGCATGTTCGACGTCCGCGAGAGCCACAACGACGTGACGTTCATCGACGCGTTCCTCACCGACGAGTTCGTGCGGGAGGGGAACTACTTCACTTACGAGTACAGCCGGGCTGCGGGCGAGTACCGCGTCGCCAGCGTCGACGCCGACGACATCCGAAAGAAGCTGCTCCTGCGGTTCACGAACTTCGGGAAGCCGACGGTCGTCGTGATGGACGGCAACTTCCGGAACCGGGGCGAGTTGCTCCTCGGCCACCGGTACAACGGTGTCGCGCTCGACGAGGAACAGGCGAAGGCGACGCTGAAACGCGCGTTCGAGCTGTGGGGTCGCCCGGTCAACCTCGCCACGATCCGCACCGAGTACGGCGACGGTGCCGTCCGGCGCGCGAAGCGGCGCGGAGAAGAGCCCGAGGGCACCGAAGTCGGCGTGCGCTTCCAGTACGACGGCGGCGAGGTGACCGAACACGACCTCGACGACGACCTCGAAGCGCGGATCGCGGCCGACGAGGTCGACTACGACACGAAGCCCGACGACTGGCTGGCGTGA
- a CDS encoding VOC family protein, with protein sequence MSDENPAPVTSERPDAPFHTSGTDHITVWGSNEEDTLAFYRDLLGMPLVLRQPNLDDPSQTHLFFDTGDDRILTVFVSDERASARGQRVNTGAVHHLCFSVEPDEYEEIMASLEEAGKGYNVFDRGIFHSIYTQDNNGLVIELSADKYEIPDGRKGEVLATAQRLREEDGADFAQDRHMEGALEELGIPVNKHDLPDADAGVGV encoded by the coding sequence ATGAGCGACGAGAATCCGGCTCCGGTCACGTCGGAGCGTCCGGACGCACCGTTCCACACCAGCGGCACCGACCACATCACGGTCTGGGGGAGCAACGAGGAGGACACCCTCGCCTTCTACCGCGACCTGCTCGGGATGCCGCTCGTGTTGCGGCAGCCGAACCTCGACGACCCCTCGCAGACGCACCTCTTCTTCGACACCGGCGACGACCGGATCCTCACCGTGTTCGTGAGCGACGAGCGCGCGTCCGCCCGTGGGCAGCGTGTCAACACCGGCGCGGTCCACCACCTGTGTTTCAGCGTCGAACCCGACGAGTACGAGGAGATCATGGCGTCCCTCGAAGAGGCGGGCAAGGGGTACAACGTGTTCGACCGCGGCATCTTCCACTCCATTTACACGCAGGACAACAACGGCCTCGTCATCGAGCTGTCGGCGGACAAATACGAGATTCCCGACGGGCGCAAAGGCGAGGTGCTCGCGACCGCCCAGCGCCTCCGCGAGGAGGACGGGGCCGACTTCGCGCAGGACCGACACATGGAGGGGGCCCTCGAAGAGCTGGGTATCCCGGTGAACAAACACGACCTGCCCGACGCCGACGCCGGCGTCGGGGTCTGA
- a CDS encoding dienelactone hydrolase family protein, with the protein MAGRSPGHGGDDPHGDEPLVTAGTPLDDADAALVLVHGRGATARSVVDLGEQLADDRDLAILAPAAAGNTWYPNSFLSPVADNEPGRTSGLRAVGAAADRAVDAGIDRDRVLVGGFSQGACLASEFVARNPTRYGGLAVFSGGLIGESIDIDDYLADGAADGEVSTDADGGPLDGTPVFVGCSDTDPHIPEERVHETTAVLEALGGDVDERIYPGMGHGINDDEVEAVSAMVADLA; encoded by the coding sequence ATGGCCGGCCGCTCTCCCGGGCACGGCGGCGACGACCCGCACGGCGACGAGCCGCTGGTCACCGCCGGGACGCCCCTCGATGACGCCGACGCCGCGCTCGTGCTCGTCCACGGTCGCGGCGCGACCGCCCGTAGCGTCGTCGATCTGGGTGAACAGCTGGCCGACGACCGCGACCTCGCGATTCTCGCGCCCGCGGCCGCCGGGAACACCTGGTACCCGAACTCCTTCCTCTCGCCGGTCGCGGACAACGAACCGGGCCGCACCTCGGGGCTGCGCGCGGTCGGCGCGGCGGCCGACCGCGCGGTCGACGCCGGGATCGACCGCGACCGCGTCCTCGTCGGCGGCTTCTCGCAGGGAGCGTGTCTCGCGAGCGAGTTCGTCGCCCGGAACCCGACCCGGTACGGCGGACTCGCCGTCTTCAGCGGCGGTCTGATCGGGGAGTCGATCGACATCGATGACTACCTCGCGGACGGGGCGGCGGACGGGGAGGTGTCGACCGACGCCGACGGGGGCCCTCTCGACGGGACGCCCGTATTTGTCGGCTGTAGCGACACCGACCCGCACATTCCCGAAGAGCGGGTTCACGAGACGACCGCGGTGTTGGAGGCGCTCGGCGGCGACGTGGACGAGCGGATCTACCCGGGGATGGGCCACGGGATCAACGACGACGAGGTCGAAGCCGTGTCGGCGATGGTCGCGGACCTCGCGTGA